DNA from Geobacter sulfurreducens PCA:
TCGGCAGGAGATACCGTGGACGTGCCCACCTTCCCCACCGCCACGCCGGCCGCCACATTGGCCAGCCGGGCCCCGTCGGCGAAACCGACCCCGCCGGCCAGGGCCATGCCGAGCACGGCCAGCACGGTATCGCCGGCGCCGGTCACGTCGAATACCTCGCGGGCATAGGTGGGAATATGCACCACCTGGCCGCCCCGCAGGAAGAGCGACATCCCCTCCTCGCTCCGGGTGATGACCAGAGCGGTCAGATCGGCCGTCTCCAGCAGCCGCTCGCCGGCCCGGCAGAGGCTCTCATCGTCGCGGATGGCGATGCCGGAGGCCGCTTCCGCCTCCTTCCGGTTGGGGGTCAAAACCGTGGCACCCCGGTATTTCGCGTAGTCGCTCCCCTTTGGATCAACCACGACGGGGATTTCGCGCTTGCGGGCAAAAGCGATCACCTCGGCCAGGAGCGTCGGGGTCAGGACCCCCTTCAGATAGTCCGACACGAGGATCACGTTGAAGCGGTCGCCGTGGGCGTTCAGGTAGTCGACGATGCGCCGCTCGTTGTCCGGGCCGATCTCGTCCCGGGATTCCCGGTCAATCCGGACGATCTGCTGGTTTGAGGCGAGGACGCGGGTCTTTCGGCTGGTAGTGCGCGACGGGTCCTCCACGATGCCGGTCACGTCGATCCCCTTGCCGGAAAAGGCATGGAGGAGAATGGTGCCGTTCTCGTCCCCCCCCACCACGCTCGCCACGCTCACCCGGCAGCCGAGGGCCACCAGGTTGTTGGCCACGTTGCCGGCGCCGCCGATCCGGATCTCCTCCCGGGTCACGTCCACCACCTGAACCGGCGCCTCCGGGGAAATCCGCTCGGCCTTGCCCCACAGGTACTGGTCGAGCATCAGGTCGCCGATCACCAGGGCGTTGATCGCCCCGGCATGGGCAAAAAGAGATTCGACGTTCTTGCGCTCCATGGCTCCCCTACCCCCGTATCCGGTCCAGGATGCCCGCCGCCAGAAGCGGGATCATGATCTCGTGGTGGCCGGTGATGGTGTATCCCCGTCCCTTGCCCGACGTGGGACGCTTCACCACGTTCTGCAGGGGCCGGTAATGCTGCTGCATATCGAAATTGGCGGTTGAGAAGTGATCCACGTGGTGCCCCAGATTCTGGGCGATGGAAAGGGCCTTGAGGAATACCTCGGGCAGGAGCACCGCGCTTCCCACGTTCAGATAGACGCCGCCGTCGCCCAGGTCGGCCACCACGGAGGTAAGCAGCCGGAAGTCCCTGAAGGTGGCCTCGCCGATGACCGCGCCGTCCGCCTCGGGGTGCTGGTGGATGATGTCGGTGCCGACCGCCACGTGGACCGTCACCGGGATATCGTGCTCCACGCAGGTGGCCAGGAGGCTCGACGCGCGGTGGGGATTATTGTTCTCGACAATGAACCGTCCCACGGACTCGCCATAGCCCAGGCCCCGGGCGACACCCTCCCTGAGGGCCCGGTTGATGTGGCTACCGGTCTCCTCCGCCATGCCGAAGGTACCGCAGTGGAGAACCGCCCCCACATCCTCGCTCGTCTCGCCAATGAGCGACAACTCGTAGTCATGGATGGACCCGGCGCCGTTCAGGGCAACCGCCGTGACGACATCGGCCTCCACCAGTGCCTTCAGGACCGGCTGAAGACCGCACTTGATGACGTGGGCCCCCATGGCCAGGATAACCGGCTTCCCCTTTTCTCGGGCGGAGACCACGGCGCCGATGACTCCCGTGAGGGCCTCTGCGCCCAACTGGTTCGGCAGGGACCGGAGCAGATCCGCAACGCTCATCCCCGACGTGACCGATCCGGCAAAATCGCGCCGGATGCTCACCTTGTTCTTCCGTTCGGCAAGGGGATAGGTGGTGACTCCGGAAAGGTCCACGGGACGGTATTTCATGGGAACAGCCTCTTTTCGACCAAGTCGCAGACGATGTGAATAATGGTTATGTGCCCCTCCTGGATGCGGGGGGTATCGGCACTCGGCACGGTGAGATCCAGGTCCACGATATCGCGGATGGAACCACCGTCCCGGCCCAGGAGTCCGATGGTACGACAGCCGCGCTCACGGGCCAGGAGCAGGGCTTCCTGAACGTTGCGGGAGTTGCCGCTGGTGGAAATACCCACCACCACATCCCCTTCGTCGGCCAGGGCTTCCACCTGGCGGCGGAATATGGCGTCGAACCCATAGTCGTTGCCGATGGCGGTGAGAATGGAGGTATCGGTGGTAAGCGCCACGGCCGGCAGTCCCCGGCGCTCGAGCTTGAAGCGCCCGACGATCTCCGCCGCGAAATGCTGGGCATCGGCAGCCGAGCCGCCGTTCCCCATGACGAGGAGCTTGCGCCCCCCTGCCAGAGAATCGGCAAGGAGCTCCGCGAACGATGCGATGCGGCCTGCCAGTTCCCGTTCGAGCGCCTCCAGGACCTGTCGGCCGGCGCGCAGTTGTGCCGTAATGTCGTCTATCACTGGGCCACCTCCTTCCGCTCATCCCCCTGGCGGGTTCCGTCGGAAATTGCTACTGTAACGCAATCGGCCGGGGCTGTCACCGGATTTTGCTCCCCTTCGCGCCGGTAGAGCTCCTCTTCCCGGGCATCGACCTCCCCCTCGAGCCACGCGAATGGACGAAAGAACATTTCCCCGGGCAGATCAATGCCGTCGATCCCTGCCACCCAGACGAGGTCGTTCTCCTCGGCCGCACAGCGGTCCGCGATCCTGCGGAGGGCGGAGGGGGCGAAAAAGCGCGGCAGTTCCTCCACGACGATGCTGCGGTGCAGGGAACCGAGCCCTGCGGCAGAAACCGCCCGCCTGAGTTTACAACCGATCGCCACGGTGAAGCGATGGCCCATGCGGGCCGCTCGCAGCAGCACGCCGAATCGGGCGCGCACGACCTCCGGGTCCGCCTCGGCAGGGAAATAGACGAGGAACGAAGCCTCGCGGCCCCAACGGGCATCCACCGTTGCCACGCTGGCACTGACCAGCTCCCGGCGGCGCGTGGGCGAGCCGAGCAGCACCTCATCCCGAAAGGCCACCGGCACGCCTTCGGCTGCCAGGGTCAGGCACCCTCCGGCCAGGGCCCGGCGGGAGTAGTCCCTGAGACACAAGAGATCGCCGTCCAGTTCTTCGTCAAAGCCGCCCATGCGCTCGAACAGGGAACGACGGATCAGCATCGCCGCAAAGGAGCCGTGGGAGACCTCGGTTACCGTCACATCAGGCTTCCCCCTGCCGCGGCGCGACGTGGCGGCATCCAACACCAGAAGGGGAACTGCGAGACCAATCTCGGACCGTGCCCTCGCCAGTTCCACCAGTGGCTCGAGCCAGCCGGGCGCCACAACTGTGGTATTACGCACGATCACGACGAAGGGGGCTTCGGCCCGGGACAGGCCACGGTTCACCGCCGGAACAAAGCCGCTGGTGATATCGTTCCTCAGGAGCAGGGCCCGCTCGCCGAGCCGCTCGGCGAACTCTTCGAGGAGTCGTTCGGTTTCCCGGTCGCTGCCATTGTCGATGAGGATGAGGCGAGCTTCCTGAGTGGACTCCACGAGTGACACGAGACAGTTGCGTGTCTCAACGGGACGGTTCCAGACGGGAACGAGTATGTCGACGGAGAAGGATGCCATCGGAATGCTGCCGTGTGACTGGATAGAGGGGATGACGGCACGGCCGCACATCGGGTGAGGTGCGGCCGTGCAAACAATGTGTATGCGTCCGGGGGGACGGCGTCCGGTCAGGAGCTGACGGCGACCCGGCGGAGCAGGTTCAGCTCGTCGAGAACCTTGCCGGAACCGAGAACGACGCAGGAGAGAGGGTCGTCGGCGATGAAGACCGGCAGCCCCGTCTCTTCGCGCAGGAGCATGTCCAGGTTACGCAGAAGGGCACCGCCGCCGGCCAGGAAGATTCCCCGGTCCACGATATCGGCGGCAAGCTCGGGGGGGGTCCGCTCAAGGCAGATCTTGACGGCGTCCACGATGGCATTGACCGGCTCGGACAGGGCCTCACGAATCTCGTCCGAATTGATCTCAGTGGTCTTGGGAATGCCGGACACCAGGTCCCGCCCCTTGACCTCCATGGTCCGCATCTCGCCGGCGGCATAGGCTTCGCCGATCTCGATCTTGATGATCTCGGCCATGCGGTCGCCGATGAGGAGATTGTACTTGCGCTTGATGTACTGGACAATGGCCTCGTCCATCTTGTCGCCGCCGACCCGTACCGACTTGGTGAGCACGATGCCTGCCAGCGAGATGACCGCCACCTCGGTGGTGCCGCCGCCGATATCGACGATCATGTTGCCGCTCGCCTCGGTAATGGGAAGGCCTGCGCCGATGGCTGCCGCCATGGGCTCCTCGATCAGATAGACTTCACGGGCGCCGGCCGACTCGGCCGACTCCTTGACGGCCCGCTTCTCCACCTGGGTGATCCCCGAGGGAACGCAGATGACGATCCGGGGACGAACCAGGGTCTTGCGGTTGTGAACCTTATGGATGAAGTAGCGGAGCATCTCCTCGGTGATGTCGAAATCGGCGATGACGCCGTCCTTCATGGGGCGGATGGCGGTGATGTTGCCCGGCGTGCGGCCGAGCATCTTCTTGGCTTCCATCCCCACCGCCAGCACCTTCTGCTGGCCCATATTGGTCTTCTGCACCGCCACGACGGACGGCTCACGCACCACGATCCCCTTCCCCTTCAGGTAAACGAGGGTGTTGGCGGTGCCGAGGTCGATTGCCAGGTCATTGGAAAACAAGCCGAAAAGGCTGTCGAATATCTTGAGCATGGACTCTGAATCCTTTCACGCATGCAAAGGGGGAATGACGTTTTTGAAGCGCTGAATCGTAGCAGAAACCCATCCAGCGTGCAAGGGGGAAAAGCGCCGGATAGTGTAATCATGTTGCGTTCCCATAGGTACTTATAGTAGTATTCGGACCCGTCGTTTCCACGGCGCATCCGAATCCATCCGGCACAAAGGAGTCCCCGCCAATGCTCGGCATCATGAGGAAGTACAAGCAGTCCCCCGTCATCAAGGTGGTCTTCGGCGTCATCGTTCTCTCCTTCATCGGAACCATCTTCCTGGTCTGGGGCAAGGGAGAAGGCAAGCTGACTCCTTCCAGCTACGCCGTCAAGGTCGACAGGACCAAAATCAGCTACGAGGAATTTCAGCGGACCTACTACCGGCTGCGCGACATTTATGTCCAGCTCTACGGTCCCGCCCTCACCCCCGACCTGGAAAAACAGCTCAACGTCAAGAAGCAGGCCCTCGACACCCTCGTCGAAGGTGCGCTCGTTCGCAACGCCGCCCGGGATATGGGAATCAAGGTCAGCAAGGATGATGTTCAGCAGGCCATCGCCGCCATGCCCTCGTTCCAGGTGAACGGAGCCTTCAGCTTCAACCAGTACGTACAGGTCCTCAAAGCCAACAGGATTGCGCCCAAGGAGTTCGAAGAGGGGCAGAAGGATGAGCTGATGATCAAGAAGGCCCAGGACCAGATCAAATCCCGGGCCACGGTGAGCGACGACGAGGCGCGCGAGCTTTTCCGCAAGCGCAACGACCGGCTCGCGATTTCCTATGTATCCTACTCCCCCGACGACGTGAAGGCGGAGATCAAGCTCACCGACCAGGAGCTTACCGACTTTCTCGCCAAGAACCAGAACGACTTCAAGACCCCCGAGAAGATCAGCATCACCTACGTGATGGTCGATCCCCTGAAGGTGGGTGGCCTTGAGGTGAGTGAGGCCGATATCCAGGCCTGGTACCAGAAGAACATCGACCGCTACCAGGGACCTGCAGGCATCCTTCCGCTGGCCGAGGTCAAGGAGAAGGTCCGGGAGGACGCCCGGCGCTTCAAGGCCGGTCAGCACGCTTACGAACTGGCCGCCGCCGCTATCAACAAGAACAAGGCAACCGGCGACATCGGCGCCGTGGCCCGGGCCCTGGGCGCCAAGACGGAAGAGACCGCCCTGTTCACGGCCCAGCAGCCCGCACCCGCCCTGGCCGGCGAAACAGAGCTGATCCGCCGGGCCTTCATCCTCAAGGAGGGCGAACTGGGTGGCCCTGTGGAAACGAAAAAGGGAATCTACCTGATCAAGATCAAGGAGCGCAAACCCGCCGAAGTGCCGCCGCTGGCCCAGATTCGCGCCCAGGTCGAAGAGAAGGCCAAGACAGCGAAGGCAGTGGATCTGGCGAAGAAGAAAGCCGAAGAGGCCCAGGCAAAGCTGGCCAAAGGCGATTCGACCGGCCTCACGCTCCGGGATTCCGGCCCCTTCGCCTTCGACGCCAAGGGGAACATCCCCACGGTGGGCGCCTCGCCGGAGCTCATGGAAGCAGCCTTCAAACTCACCACCGCGGCGCCGGCACCCAAGGAGCCGATCCGGGTAGGCGCCCGCTGGATTGCCTTCCGCCTCAAGGAACGCACCGAGCTGAACGCCGCCAACTTTGCGGCGCAAAAGGAAAAGATCAAGCAGGAGATCCTGCCGCGCAAGCAGGACGACGAATATCGCAAATGGATCGAAGAGCTTCGGAGCAAGGCGAAGATCGAGATCAACCCCGCCCTCAAGGACATTTGACCATTAACAAGAGGAGATTCAAGCCATGGCAGAACTGGTGCTCAAGACCGATTTCCCCGACCTGAAACTTGCCGGCCGCGGCAAGGTACGCGACATTTACGATCTGGGCGACGCGCTGCTCATCGTCACCACCGACCGGATCTCGGCCTTCGACGTCATCATGAACGAGGCGATTCCCGACAAGGGGTACGTCCTCACCCAGATATCCTCTTTCTGGTTCCGCCAGATGGAGGACATCATCCCCAACCACATCATCTCCACCGACGTGAAGGACTTCCCGGCCGAGTGCCAGAAGTATGCGGCCCAGCTCGAAGGCCGTTCCATGCTGGTCAAGAAGGCCAAGCCCCTGCCGGTGGAATGCATCGTGCGCGGCTACATCTCCGGCTCCGGCTGGAAGGACTACAAGGCCACCGGCGCCATCTGCGGCATCACGCTCCCGGCCGGCCTCGTGGAATCCGACAAGCTGGAGGAGCCCATCTTCACCCCCTCCACCAAGGCGGAACTGGGTGAGCATGACGAGAACATCTCCTTCGACAAGTGCGTGGAGCTGATCGGGCGTGAACTGGCCGAAAAGATCCGCGACGTCACCATCGCCATCTACAAGCGGGCCCGGGACATCGCCGACACCAAAGGAATCATCATCGCCGACACCAAGTTCGAGTACGGCATCTACAACGGCGAACTGATCATCATCGACGAGTGCATGACCCCGGACTCCTCGCGCTTCTGGCCCAAGGACAGCTACAAGCCGGGCGGCGCCCAGCCCTCCTTTGACAAGCAGTTCCTGCGGGACTACCTGGAGACCCTCGACTGGGGCAAAACCGCGCCGGCGCCGCCCCTGCCCGAGGAAATCGTCCGCAAGACCGGCGAGAAGTACATGGAAGCCCTGGTCCGTCTCACCGGAAAAGGCAAGTAACCCGTCCTCTTCCACCAGATCAAAAGCACGAAACCCCGGCCGCTACGGTCGGGGTTTCGTGCTTTCCGGCTCGGGATGTAAGGGGACGAAGAGTCAGCCGGCGGCCGGGGCCGAACCGGCCAGCGATTCCAGGACGGCCTCCAGGGTCTCTCCCCCCGTTGTCAGGTAGAGGGTGCCGTCGGTAACGGTCAGCTCCCAGGAGATGTTCCGTTCCAGCCCGGCTGCAAGTTGGGCGACCACGGCATGATCGATCCCCAGAACGCTCAGGTTCGGGACCCCGGTCAGCCGTGCCAGGTGCTGATCGTCCCAACGGAACCTGGCGGGGCCGCAGGCCAGGAGAACGACCCGCTCCGCATGGCGACACGCTTTCAGCAGCCGCTCCGGGTCAGGCGTACCAACCTCGACCCAGAGCGTCACCCGGCCATCGGGCCCCTTGCACCACAGGTCGGGCTCGTCTCCCGCGCAGATCCCCTTGGTGAAGGTCAGCTCAGGCTCGTACCAGAGGGCAAAGGCAAGCAGCCTCAAGACGACCCGCTCCGCCGTCTCGGACGGATGCCGGGCAAGGGTGGTCTGTAGGGTCTCGTAGATGCCGCGGTCCACGTGCGAAAGCTGGACGACGGCGCGATGGACTGTGGATGGCAGGGCCATGCGGGATGCTCCTTGCGGGCAGGGAATGTCAGCAGGCCGCCAGGTGCAGCTGCTGCGATTTTTCGAGATAGTAGCCGTAATTCCCTTCGTAGATCCGCATTTCACCATGATCGATCTCGAACACCCGGTCCACCAGCAGCCGGAGGAAGTGGCGGTCATGGCTCACCAGCACCACGGTTCCGGTAAAGTTCTGCAGCGCGTCCAGCAGAATCTCCCGCGAACGGATATCCAGGTGGTTGGTCGGCTCGTCCAGCACCAGGAAATTGAGGGGCCGGGCCAGGAGCGTGGCCAGCACCACCCGGCTTTTCTCGCCGCCGGAGAGATTCTCGATGCGCTTGTCCACCGCATCGCCCGAGAAGAGAAAGGCCCCCAGCAGGTTGCGGATCACGCCGATGGTCGCCAGGGGCATGGCGTCCTGCACGGTCTCGAATACGGTCTTTTTCGGATCGAGCAGTTCCATGGCGTGCTGGCTGAAGTAGCCCAGGGACACATTGGCGCCCAGGGCCACGCTGCCGTCGGTGGGCTCGGTCCGGCCGGCCAGGACCTTGAGGAAGGTGGACTTGCCGGCGCCATTGACCCCAACCACGGCGATCTTGTTCTGGCGGCGGATCACGCCGGACACGCCGCTGAAGACTGATTTTTCGCCGCCTCCCGGCAGGCTCCAGCTCTTGGCGAGCCCGTTGAACACGGCCACGTCGTCGCCGCTGCGAGGGGGGTCGTTGAACTCGAACCGGATCACCCGTTCCTCGGGAGGAATCTCGATCCGATCTATCTTTTCGAGCTTCTTCACCCGTGACTGGACCTGGGCCGCATGGGATGCCCGGGCCGCGAAGCGGGCAATGAACTCCTCTTCCTTGGCCAGCATCTCCTGCTGCCGCTTGTGGCTGGCCAGCAGCTGCTCGCGGCGGATGTCCCGCTCCCGCTCGTAGAAATCGTAATTGCCGCCGTAGGTGGTGACGGTCTTATCGGCCACTTCGATAATGCGTGTCACGATCCGGTTCATGAAGTCCCGGTCGTGGCTCGTCATGAGCAGTGCGCCCGTGAACTCTCCGGCCAGCCACTCTTCGAGCCAGATAATCGACTCCACGTCCAGGTGGTTGGTGGGCTCGTCCAGGAGCAGCACATCGGGTTGCAGGGTCAGAATGCCGGCCAGGGCAATGCGCATCTTCCAGCCGCCGCTGAAGGACTCCACCGGATGGTCGTAACGGTCCGGGCCGATGCCGAGCCCGGTCAGAATCGTCCGCGCCCGGGTGTCCAGGTCGTAACCGCCCCGGTGCTCGAACTCCTCCATGGCGGTGCCGTACCGCTCCAGCAGGGCCGCCATGGCATCATCGTCCATGGGCTCGGCCATGGCCGCCTCCATCTCCTTCAGCTCCGCCGCCAGGCGCACGGTCTCGGCCGAGACCGCCATGACCTCCTCCAGAGCCGTGCGGCCGGCCATTTCCCCCACGTCCTGCGAAAAATAGCCGATGGAGGTCCGCTTGGCGCAGGTGATCTCGCCGGCGTCCACCTCCTCCTCGCCGGTGATGATCCGGAAGATGGTCGTCTTGCCGGCGCCGTTGGGGCCCACCAGGCCGGTGCGGCTGCCGGGAAGGATCTGGAAGCTGGCGTCGCGGAACAGAAGCTGGTTGCCGTGTTGTTTGGTGATGTTCGAAAGATGGATCATTGCCGCTCCTGCCGGAAAAGTGAACTGCTTCACCTATCACGACCGGCACGGGGTGACAACTGTTTTTTGAGGTGCGGCGGGACGCATGGAGCGGCGATCCGGTCGCGGACAGCCGCTCCGTGCCGGTTTATTGCCCGTCGGGTGCGTTGCAGCGTTTACCGGGACGGCTGCACGGTGACAGGCTCTGGCACAGGCTCCTCGTGAGCGGTGGTATGCACCCTGACCGGGGCAGTTTCGGAGATTCAACCGTGGCCACGGTCTTCACTCACACAATCGCTCAGCAGCAAATTTCTTTTATTGAGAGCTCCCACGAAGCAATCCACAAGTGCGGGATCAAGTGCATTTCCCTTCATTGAGAGGAGGATTTCAACTCCTTTTTGCAAACTATAGGCTCGACGATAGGGCCTTTCAGTCGTCAGCGCATCATAAACATCGGCAACGGCGACGATCCGTGCCGCCACGGGAATCGCCTCTCCGGCGAGCCGATGGGGATAGCCTTCTCCGTCAAAGCGTTCATGGTGATAAAGCACGATATTCACGACTGCCGTAGGCAGCTGTGCCTGTCTGGCCATTTCAGCACCCATTACAGGATGCTTCTTTATGGTGTCGAACTCGCGTGCCGCCACAGGACCGCCGAAGTTGAGAATAGCCTCGGGCACCCCGATCTTGCCGCAGTCGTGAAGCCAACTGCCATAACGGAGGTCCTTGCGCATCTGCGGCGAAAGCCGCAGTTCATCGGCAATCATCAGGGCGTAGGAGGCAACCCTGCCGCAGTGGCCCCGGGTGTAGGGATCCTTCAACTCGATGGTCTGGGCAAGGCCCTGAATAACCGTCTCGTCCTCACGGGCAAGGGTGGATAGTGTCAGATAGCGGTGTATTGACTGCTCCACCATCGTCACCAGCTCATCGTTATCCCACGGTTTGACCACGAACCGGTACACCTCGCCGCGGTTGATCGCCTCAAGGGCGGAGGGGAGGTCGGTATAGGACGTCATCAGGATATTGACCGTCTTGGGGGCAATGTTTTTCAGCCGGCTGAAAAACTCCACGCCCCGCATACCGGGCATCATGTTGTCTGCCACGACCACTGCAATCTCGTGCCGTTCAAAGAGCGACAGGGCCTCGACCGCACTCCCGGCCCGCAACACGTCCATTCCCGTGTCGGCAAAAAGCCGTACCAGAGATTTAAGGATATGCTCTTCATCATCAACAAACAGGATACTAACACTCATGTACACCCCTCCATTCGGAAACCAGCCCCCCACCCTCATCCTCTCCCATTGCCAGAGTTCGGAGTCGGAACCAGTCACAGCGATAGTATTTCACGACAACCTCATCAATGGGCTCACCCCCAGACGGCAGCAATCGCGCCGGGGGCCGAACGCGATCGGAGACATCCCGATTTGAAATCAACCCTTTTCATAACGTATCGGATAATCGCGCATAATCCTGTGCGCGGAACCATCGGGAAATTCCTGACAAGGCCTTCCGAAACCCCTGACTGCCTATCGCATTCCCCGAAAAAAATCCCCGATACCGTCCGAAGGCGGTATCGGGGATTCGCGGAGAGTGGGTGGTATAGTAGAAGCGCCGGGCAATAAAATCAGCAGGTCCCCGAAATCTCCCCGCCGCTGCGCAGGGCCCGCCGCGGCAGTCGGGCTGCCATGGCATAGCCTGCACATTTGTTTGAACACCGTGCGGACACGCTGGCAC
Protein-coding regions in this window:
- the gmhA gene encoding D-sedoheptulose 7-phosphate isomerase; protein product: MIDDITAQLRAGRQVLEALERELAGRIASFAELLADSLAGGRKLLVMGNGGSAADAQHFAAEIVGRFKLERRGLPAVALTTDTSILTAIGNDYGFDAIFRRQVEALADEGDVVVGISTSGNSRNVQEALLLARERGCRTIGLLGRDGGSIRDIVDLDLTVPSADTPRIQEGHITIIHIVCDLVEKRLFP
- a CDS encoding YaeQ family protein; this encodes MALPSTVHRAVVQLSHVDRGIYETLQTTLARHPSETAERVVLRLLAFALWYEPELTFTKGICAGDEPDLWCKGPDGRVTLWVEVGTPDPERLLKACRHAERVVLLACGPARFRWDDQHLARLTGVPNLSVLGIDHAVVAQLAAGLERNISWELTVTDGTLYLTTGGETLEAVLESLAGSAPAAG
- a CDS encoding HD domain-containing phosphohydrolase, with protein sequence MSVSILFVDDEEHILKSLVRLFADTGMDVLRAGSAVEALSLFERHEIAVVVADNMMPGMRGVEFFSRLKNIAPKTVNILMTSYTDLPSALEAINRGEVYRFVVKPWDNDELVTMVEQSIHRYLTLSTLAREDETVIQGLAQTIELKDPYTRGHCGRVASYALMIADELRLSPQMRKDLRYGSWLHDCGKIGVPEAILNFGGPVAAREFDTIKKHPVMGAEMARQAQLPTAVVNIVLYHHERFDGEGYPHRLAGEAIPVAARIVAVADVYDALTTERPYRRAYSLQKGVEILLSMKGNALDPALVDCFVGALNKRNLLLSDCVSEDRGHG
- a CDS encoding glycosyltransferase encodes the protein MCGRAVIPSIQSHGSIPMASFSVDILVPVWNRPVETRNCLVSLVESTQEARLILIDNGSDRETERLLEEFAERLGERALLLRNDITSGFVPAVNRGLSRAEAPFVVIVRNTTVVAPGWLEPLVELARARSEIGLAVPLLVLDAATSRRGRGKPDVTVTEVSHGSFAAMLIRRSLFERMGGFDEELDGDLLCLRDYSRRALAGGCLTLAAEGVPVAFRDEVLLGSPTRRRELVSASVATVDARWGREASFLVYFPAEADPEVVRARFGVLLRAARMGHRFTVAIGCKLRRAVSAAGLGSLHRSIVVEELPRFFAPSALRRIADRCAAEENDLVWVAGIDGIDLPGEMFFRPFAWLEGEVDAREEELYRREGEQNPVTAPADCVTVAISDGTRQGDERKEVAQ
- a CDS encoding ABC-F family ATP-binding cassette domain-containing protein; translated protein: MIHLSNITKQHGNQLLFRDASFQILPGSRTGLVGPNGAGKTTIFRIITGEEEVDAGEITCAKRTSIGYFSQDVGEMAGRTALEEVMAVSAETVRLAAELKEMEAAMAEPMDDDAMAALLERYGTAMEEFEHRGGYDLDTRARTILTGLGIGPDRYDHPVESFSGGWKMRIALAGILTLQPDVLLLDEPTNHLDVESIIWLEEWLAGEFTGALLMTSHDRDFMNRIVTRIIEVADKTVTTYGGNYDFYERERDIRREQLLASHKRQQEMLAKEEEFIARFAARASHAAQVQSRVKKLEKIDRIEIPPEERVIRFEFNDPPRSGDDVAVFNGLAKSWSLPGGGEKSVFSGVSGVIRRQNKIAVVGVNGAGKSTFLKVLAGRTEPTDGSVALGANVSLGYFSQHAMELLDPKKTVFETVQDAMPLATIGVIRNLLGAFLFSGDAVDKRIENLSGGEKSRVVLATLLARPLNFLVLDEPTNHLDIRSREILLDALQNFTGTVVLVSHDRHFLRLLVDRVFEIDHGEMRIYEGNYGYYLEKSQQLHLAAC
- a CDS encoding peptidylprolyl isomerase; translation: MLGIMRKYKQSPVIKVVFGVIVLSFIGTIFLVWGKGEGKLTPSSYAVKVDRTKISYEEFQRTYYRLRDIYVQLYGPALTPDLEKQLNVKKQALDTLVEGALVRNAARDMGIKVSKDDVQQAIAAMPSFQVNGAFSFNQYVQVLKANRIAPKEFEEGQKDELMIKKAQDQIKSRATVSDDEARELFRKRNDRLAISYVSYSPDDVKAEIKLTDQELTDFLAKNQNDFKTPEKISITYVMVDPLKVGGLEVSEADIQAWYQKNIDRYQGPAGILPLAEVKEKVREDARRFKAGQHAYELAAAAINKNKATGDIGAVARALGAKTEETALFTAQQPAPALAGETELIRRAFILKEGELGGPVETKKGIYLIKIKERKPAEVPPLAQIRAQVEEKAKTAKAVDLAKKKAEEAQAKLAKGDSTGLTLRDSGPFAFDAKGNIPTVGASPELMEAAFKLTTAAPAPKEPIRVGARWIAFRLKERTELNAANFAAQKEKIKQEILPRKQDDEYRKWIEELRSKAKIEINPALKDI
- a CDS encoding phosphoribosylaminoimidazolesuccinocarboxamide synthase, giving the protein MAELVLKTDFPDLKLAGRGKVRDIYDLGDALLIVTTDRISAFDVIMNEAIPDKGYVLTQISSFWFRQMEDIIPNHIISTDVKDFPAECQKYAAQLEGRSMLVKKAKPLPVECIVRGYISGSGWKDYKATGAICGITLPAGLVESDKLEEPIFTPSTKAELGEHDENISFDKCVELIGRELAEKIRDVTIAIYKRARDIADTKGIIIADTKFEYGIYNGELIIIDECMTPDSSRFWPKDSYKPGGAQPSFDKQFLRDYLETLDWGKTAPAPPLPEEIVRKTGEKYMEALVRLTGKGK
- a CDS encoding rod shape-determining protein, which gives rise to MLKIFDSLFGLFSNDLAIDLGTANTLVYLKGKGIVVREPSVVAVQKTNMGQQKVLAVGMEAKKMLGRTPGNITAIRPMKDGVIADFDITEEMLRYFIHKVHNRKTLVRPRIVICVPSGITQVEKRAVKESAESAGAREVYLIEEPMAAAIGAGLPITEASGNMIVDIGGGTTEVAVISLAGIVLTKSVRVGGDKMDEAIVQYIKRKYNLLIGDRMAEIIKIEIGEAYAAGEMRTMEVKGRDLVSGIPKTTEINSDEIREALSEPVNAIVDAVKICLERTPPELAADIVDRGIFLAGGGALLRNLDMLLREETGLPVFIADDPLSCVVLGSGKVLDELNLLRRVAVSS
- the rfaE1 gene encoding D-glycero-beta-D-manno-heptose-7-phosphate kinase, with protein sequence MERKNVESLFAHAGAINALVIGDLMLDQYLWGKAERISPEAPVQVVDVTREEIRIGGAGNVANNLVALGCRVSVASVVGGDENGTILLHAFSGKGIDVTGIVEDPSRTTSRKTRVLASNQQIVRIDRESRDEIGPDNERRIVDYLNAHGDRFNVILVSDYLKGVLTPTLLAEVIAFARKREIPVVVDPKGSDYAKYRGATVLTPNRKEAEAASGIAIRDDESLCRAGERLLETADLTALVITRSEEGMSLFLRGGQVVHIPTYAREVFDVTGAGDTVLAVLGMALAGGVGFADGARLANVAAGVAVGKVGTSTVSPAEIVGSLGFQHGEGDAKVKNLDVLAGIIAAEKAQGKRVVFTNGCFDLLHVGHVKYLQKARSFGDLLVLGLNSDASIRRLKGEKRPLIGQEERAHILAALDCIDYVVVFDEDTPLNLIETLRPAVLVKGGDYTLDGVVGREVVESYGGRVELVAFVDGRSTTNIIEKILKAYGEE